The window CCGCCTGCACGCGGAAACGGACCATCGACGGACTCGCCCCTCGGCGCGTGGCCGCCTGTTTTAAGACCGTCCGCTCGAGATAGTCGGTGACACGAGCGGCAGCTACGATGACTGACCAGCGCGAACCGGACGGGGGAGCGGGGGGAGACCGACCCGAAGCGGGTGTCGGGAGTGACACCGAAGCCCGCGCGGACGTCAGCGCCACGGACGACGCGGCTGTGGTGCCCGATGCTGCCGACACCGACACCAACGCCGACGGCAACGCCAACGGCAACAGCGACGGCGACGCCGACGCCGACGGTCGGCAAGCCAGCGATAGGGTCTGGCCCGACTCAGATGGCTCCACCCTCGAGGCCGAGACCGCCGAGACCGCCACGGGCGAGAACGGGACGGACTCGCTGTTCGCGACCGCCCGCCGGACGATCCGGCGCGTCCTCGAGACGATCCGCGGCTCGAGCATCGAGGTCGTCGACTACGACCCGAGCGTCCACGGCTCGCTGGTCTCGTTCGACGGGGAAGACGGAATCGAGGAGGTCGATCGCTACTGGGTTAACGCGCCGTTTTCCTTCGTTACGATCGGCTACGATGCGGAACGCAACCAGCACCGGTACCGGACCGTCGAGCCGACCCTGACCGCGGAGGAACGGGTCCTGATCGAGACGCTCCAGGACGACGTTCGGGATCCGCTGTTGTATCGGGAGGCCGACGGCGACGACGTCGAGTCGATCCTTCAGGAGACGATCCGAGAGTACCTGGAACGGTACGGGGCCGAGGTCGACGTCGCGACGTTCTACCGCCTGTTCTACTACATCCACCGCGATTTCCGGGGGTACGGCCGACTCGATCCGATCATGCACGACCCCCGCGTCGAGGACGTCTCCTGTGACGGCTACGACCTGCCGATCTTCGTCTACCACGAGGAGTACACCGACGTCGCGACGAACGTCGACTTCGAGAAGGAGGCGCTCGACCGGTTCGTCGTCCGACTCGCCCAGCATTCCGGCCGGCACATCTCGATCGGCGACCCGATGGTCGAGACCACGCTTCCGGACGGTTCGCGCGCGGAACTCGCACTCGGCGAGGAAGTCACTCCACGGGGGTCGGCGTTTACCATCCGAAAATACGCGGACGAGCCGTTCACCCCGATCGACCTGCTCGAGTACGGAACCTTCAGCGTCGAACAGATGGCCTACCTCTGGCTGGCGATCGAGCACAACAAGAGCCTGATCTTCGCGGGCGGGACGGCCTCGGGGAAAACGACGAGTATGAACGCCATCTCGATGTTCATTCCGCCCCGTTCGAAGGTGCTGACGATCGAGGACACCCGTGAACTCCAGTTGTACCACGATAACTGGCTCTCCTCGGTCACCCGCGAGCGCCTTCACGAGGGGAAAGACGTCACGATGTACGACCTGCTGCGGTCGGCGTTGCGCCATCGCCCCGAGTACATCGTCGTCGGCGAGGTCCGTGGCGAGGAGGCGATCACCCTCTTCCAGGCGATGAACACCGGCCACACCACCTACTCGACGATGCACGCCGACTCGGTCCAGACGGTGATCAACCGCCTCGAGAACGAGCCGATCAACGTCCCGCGACCGATGGTCCAGAGCCTCGACATCCTCTCGGTCCAGACGCTCACCAGGCTCGACGACGGTCGCGTCCGGCGCAACAAGGTAATCGCCGAGATCGAAGGCATCGACCAGCGGACCGGTGAACTCGACTACTCGACGGCCTACACCTGGGACGGCGAGACCGACACCTTCCGGTCGAGCGGTAGCCACGTCCTGACCGAGATCCGGGACGAACGGGGCTGGTCCCAGAGCGAGTTGCTGACGGAACTGCGGAACCGGAAACGGTTCCTCGAGTACCTGTGGGACAACGGGATCACCGACTACCGGCGGTTCACGGCGCTGGTCAACGAGTACTACGCGGACAAGGAGCGCGTCCTCGAGACGATCGAGGCCGAGGAGGCCGACGCCGACGCCGACGCCAAGGACGAGGACCAGGATAACCCGGAGAACCGCCGCGTGACGATCGACGACATCACCTCGAGCCGTGACGGGGGCGCTACCGGGAACGAAACCGAAACCGAAACCGAAACGGAAACGGAAACCGACGGCGGCACCGCCGACACGGACGCCGACGCCGCCGACCGCGGGGACGGCCGACGACGATGAGCCCCGTGCTCGCGAACGCCGTTCCGCTGGCTTTCGCCTTGCTCCTGTGTGCGGCCCTCGCCCTCGGGACGGTCCACAGCGGGTTCGATCGTCTCGTCACCCGGACCTCGATCCGGTTGTTCGGCGACTACGTCGACGAGTTCCGGGGCGAACATCCCGACAGACAGTCGGCGCTGCGGGCCGCGCAGTTCCCGGTCACCTACCGGGAGTACGGCTCGAAGACGGTGCTGTACGCGGCGACCCTCGCGCTCGTTGGGGCGATCCTCGGTATCTACGCCATCTGGGGTCTGCTCCGACTGCTCGCGATCGACCCCGAAATGATGCGCGAGGCGCTGCCGGGCGCCCTCGAGTTCCTGGCGAATCTGGGGGGCGTCCCGACGCTATCGGCGGGCGAACTGTTCGTCCTCGTGCTCGTCTCTTCGCTGACGGTCGGGGCGCTTTCGGGGACCGCGACCTACTGGCTGCGCTGGTGGTATCCCGGGTACGTCGCCGACGAACGGGCCAGGCGGATCGAGACTGCGCTGCCCTCGACGGTCGCGTTCGTCTACGCCCTCTCGAAGAGCGGCATGGAGTTCCCGAAGGTGGTCCGGATCGTCGCCGCCCAGGAGGACACGTACGGCGAGGCCGCCGCCGAGTTCGAGATCGCGGTCCGGAACATGGACACCTTCGGGATGGACCTCGTCAGTGCCCTCCAGGAGATGGGGCGGCGTACCCCCAGCCCACAGTTTCAGGAGTTCACCGAGAACCTCGTCAGCGTCCTCCAGAGCGGACACAGCCTCTCGTCGTTCCTCGAGCGCCAGTACCACGACTACCAGGAGGAGTCCGAGTCACAGCAGGAGTCGACCATCGAACTGCTCGGGACGCTCGCCGAGGCCTACGTGACGGTCCTCGTCGCCGGTCCGCTCTTTCTCATTACGATCCTCGTGGTCATCGGAATCGCCGTCGGCAACACGATCACCCCGCTCCGGGCGCTGATCTACCTGATTCTGCCGTTCGCTAACTTCGGGTTCATCGTCTACCTGAGCATGGTGACCGAGTCGGTGGTACCGGGTTCGGGTTCGGGTTCGGGTTCGGGTTCGGGTTCGGGATCGAGTGCGGACGATGACGACGACGTCGCTTCCCGTCCGGCCGCCGGCACGGACTCGAGGCGAGCCACAGGTGGACGAACCGATGGCGGTTCGACGGTCGGGGACGACGATGGGAGAACGGACACCGTCTCCGCAAACGTCGAGCGCGTCCGCTACTACCGCCACGTAGACCGAGTCCGGCAGCAACTCGGACGCCCGGTCGAAACCCTGCTCGAGCGGCCGAACATGGCGATCGCCGTGTCCGCACCGGTCGCGCTCGCGGCGGTGCTCCGGAAACTTCCCGCGGCGTTCGTCGGGGAGGGCTTCGATCCGACGGTCGTCGACGATACGATCGCGGTCGGTGCGTTCGGGGTATTGACCGTCTTCGCGATCTGTTACGAACTCCACCGGCGACGGATCAACGCGATCGAGGCCGCCGTCCCGGACCTGCTCGATCGACTCGCGAGCGTCAACGAGGCAGGGATGTCCGTCGTCTCCGCGTTCGACAAGGTCCGAGAGTCCGATCTCGGGCCGCTAGGAACCGAACTGGATCGCGTCTGGGCCGACGTCCAGTGGGGCTCAGATCTCCAGACCTCCCTCCGGCGGTTCGAGACCCGCGTTCGAACCCGAGCGACCTCGCGGGTCGTAACCCTGTTGACGGAGGCGATGAACGCGAGCGGCAACCTCTCGACGGTGCTTCGGATCGCCGCTCGCCAGGCCGCGGCCGACCGTCGGCTCAAGCGGGAGCGAAAGCAGGCGATGATGGAGTACACGATCGTCGTCTACGTCTCGTTTTTCGTCTTCCTCTTTATCATCGCCGTGCTCGCGGGCTACCTGCTGCCGAACCTGCCGACCGAGGGCGTCGATGCGGCGAGCGGAGGCCCGGAGGTCGACGGCCTCGGCGGCCTCTCCGAGGATGCGGCGACGACCTACAGCACCCTCTTCTACCACGCGACCCTCGTCCAGGGGCTACTGTCCGGGTTGATCGCCGGCCAACTGAGCACCGGCGACGTTCGGGCCGGCGCGAAACACGCTGCGGTCATGATCGCGCTGACGGTCGTGCTGTTCACGTTCCTCGGATAGCTCCCGTCGTCGCCTACCGCGAACCCTTTTTACGTGTACGACGAACGGCCGACGATGGCCGACGATCAGCCGGACGGAACGGGTGCCGAACCGGAAGCCGGGTCGAAATCGACGGAACCGGGGGAGCCGGATCGAGCGGCGGTCCGTGACACCTACGATCGGATCGCCTCGCACTTCGCCTCCACCCGGGAGTACCCCTGGCCCGAAGTCGAGGCGTTCGTCGACGATCACGGGAGCCTCGAGGCCCCCACCGTCGGCCTCGATCTCGGCTGTGGCAACTGTCGACACGCCGAACTACTGGCCGACGTACCCGACCTCGAGACCGTCGTCGGCGTCGACGCCAGTCGCGGCCTGCTCGAGACCGGCCGTGAGCGAGCGGGCGAGCAAGGGTTCGACGTCGAACTCTGCCAGGGGGACGCATCGACGCTTCCGCTGGCCGACGGCACCGTCGGCCTCGCGGTCTACGTCGCGACGCTGCACCACCTCCCGACCGCGTCCGTGCGCCGCGCGAGCCTCGACGAACTCGCACGGGTCCTCTCGCCGGACGGACGCGCGCTCGTCAGCGCGTGGTCGACGGCCCACGACCGGTTCGACGCCGACGGCACCGAGGGCTTCGACACGACCGTCGAGTGGACTCTACCCGGCGGCGAGACGGTCGACCGGTTCTACCACATCTACGCCCCCGAGGAGTTCGAACGGCAACTCGAGCGCAGCGACCTCGAGGTCGTCGACTGGGAACTCTCGAGCGGCAACTGTTACGCGACGGTCGCCGGGGCCGACGGTTCTGTACGGTGAGGTCGATACTGCAACCCCACACGGAGCGAAATTGTCAGCCACGAGCATATTCACCGATTTTCCGTCAGTCAGGCCCGGACGATAAAACATTCTTCTTCAAGAAATGGAACTAAATGAAGTAAAACGTCTGCAAGGGTCCGTAATCCCCGTTAACCGCTTCCGGATTTTATGATCTCCACACCCCCAGCCTCGACTGCGCCATGACGCGTACCACCCGACGTTCGATGATGAAGCTCGCAGGCGCATCGCTTGCCGCAGTTACCGTCCCCGCGACGGTTTCCGCCGAGGACGAGGAGACGCGCTGGACCGTCGCCGAAACTCCCATCGACAGTACCCTCCACGACGTCACCCACACGGCGACGAACGCACACGCGGTCGCGGACGGTGGCCTCGTGATCGAGCGCACCGACGCGGGCTGGGAGGTCGTCCTCCAGGGCGGGCCCACCGGCAACGGCAACGACCTCTTCGGCGCGGACGTCACCGACGACGGCGAGCGGCTCTGGATCGTCGGCGCGAGCGGCGCGATCGGCGAGTACGACGTGATCACCGGGAACCTCGTCGACCGCTCCGCGCCCAACGACTTCACCGCGAACTTCAACGACGTCGCGGTCACCGGCCCCGCCGGCGATGCGGACGTCTACGTCGCCGACGACTCCGGGTCGATCCACTACAGCTTCGAGAACGGCGAGGAAGGGACCTGGGAGTACGAGGTCCCCGGCAGTGGCTCCGGCTTCCCCGCCATCGAGTTCCACGACGACCGCGCGGGCCACGCCATCGACACGAACGGCAAGGTCTTCGCCACCGACGACGGCGTCACCTGGAACCCCATCGGCATCGAGGACGCCGACGTCACGTTCTACGGCCTCGACAGCGACGCCGCGGACGACGTCACCGTCAGCGGCGGTAACGCCTCGATCTTCGAGTACGACGGGAGCCAGTGGATCCCAGAGAGCCTCGGGGACGCCGACCTCTTCGACGTCGAGACCGAGGGCCGTGACGGCTACGCCGTCGGCGGCGGTGGGGTGATCTTCGAGCAGGAGGACGGCGAGTGGACCCAGAACGCGACCCCGGTCGGCGAGAACCTGCAGGCCGTCGACCGCGGCAGCGTCGACCTCGCAGTCGGGAGCGGCGGGATCGTCCTCGAGCGATAACGCGCTCGAGCGGCGGATCGGTCGTCGATCCGCCGGCTCGACGGTCCGCCGGTTCGACGGTTCGCTCCCGATCACCGATCGACACACCACCGACCCCCACGACATCGACACACCCCACACCCACCACAGCCACCGAAATCGCCACCGAGGCCGTTCCGACGGCCAACTACACCCACATCCGGTTCCAGGAACCGATACGGCGGGTTCGTTCGCTTCCGTGTTCGCTCGAGATCGATAGAGGACGGCCGAACGAAAAAGGAAGACCCTTAAACACGGAGCGAAAAATCCAGGGTGCGCGCGGATGGTCTAGTGGTAGGACCTGAGCCTTCCAAGCTCATGGCCCGGGTTCAAATCCCGGTCCGCGCATTGCTGTCGCGAACAAACTCGTGAGCGACAGCAATCGTACGAGGATTCAAATCAGACCGAGGTTCTGCGAACGAAGTGAGCAGGTTCTCGGGCGTGGGTCAAATCCCGGTCCGCACATACCTCGTTCTCCGCGTCGGTAACGCCGGTTCGATCGAAGAGCATCTCAGTGCAGTAAGCCAGCGACCCACGAACAGGTTCACGTGAAACTGGACGAGACGTGGCTCGTTGCTTCCGGGTTTCCTCACATAGACAGTACACGGTCCATTAAGAAACCGAGAACATCGTCCTCGTACCCGAACCATCAGCGAAACACCTCAACTCTCGGCAGCGCATTTCCTACCGAGACCATCGACGCAAGCTCGTCGATTGGATGCTATCCGAGGGAAAACACCCGAAGCGATCGACCGGCTACGCCCTTTCGACGACTCGTCAACGAGCGTACCGTCTCGATACGCTTTACCGAAAAACGTGGAAGCAGAGAATCGATACACAGAGAAGATCACGCCCACACATGCGGACGCCTGGATGGAAGAGTTATCAGAGA of the Halobiforma lacisalsi AJ5 genome contains:
- a CDS encoding type II secretion system F family protein gives rise to the protein MSPVLANAVPLAFALLLCAALALGTVHSGFDRLVTRTSIRLFGDYVDEFRGEHPDRQSALRAAQFPVTYREYGSKTVLYAATLALVGAILGIYAIWGLLRLLAIDPEMMREALPGALEFLANLGGVPTLSAGELFVLVLVSSLTVGALSGTATYWLRWWYPGYVADERARRIETALPSTVAFVYALSKSGMEFPKVVRIVAAQEDTYGEAAAEFEIAVRNMDTFGMDLVSALQEMGRRTPSPQFQEFTENLVSVLQSGHSLSSFLERQYHDYQEESESQQESTIELLGTLAEAYVTVLVAGPLFLITILVVIGIAVGNTITPLRALIYLILPFANFGFIVYLSMVTESVVPGSGSGSGSGSGSGSSADDDDDVASRPAAGTDSRRATGGRTDGGSTVGDDDGRTDTVSANVERVRYYRHVDRVRQQLGRPVETLLERPNMAIAVSAPVALAAVLRKLPAAFVGEGFDPTVVDDTIAVGAFGVLTVFAICYELHRRRINAIEAAVPDLLDRLASVNEAGMSVVSAFDKVRESDLGPLGTELDRVWADVQWGSDLQTSLRRFETRVRTRATSRVVTLLTEAMNASGNLSTVLRIAARQAAADRRLKRERKQAMMEYTIVVYVSFFVFLFIIAVLAGYLLPNLPTEGVDAASGGPEVDGLGGLSEDAATTYSTLFYHATLVQGLLSGLIAGQLSTGDVRAGAKHAAVMIALTVVLFTFLG
- a CDS encoding type II/IV secretion system ATPase subunit; translation: MTDQREPDGGAGGDRPEAGVGSDTEARADVSATDDAAVVPDAADTDTNADGNANGNSDGDADADGRQASDRVWPDSDGSTLEAETAETATGENGTDSLFATARRTIRRVLETIRGSSIEVVDYDPSVHGSLVSFDGEDGIEEVDRYWVNAPFSFVTIGYDAERNQHRYRTVEPTLTAEERVLIETLQDDVRDPLLYREADGDDVESILQETIREYLERYGAEVDVATFYRLFYYIHRDFRGYGRLDPIMHDPRVEDVSCDGYDLPIFVYHEEYTDVATNVDFEKEALDRFVVRLAQHSGRHISIGDPMVETTLPDGSRAELALGEEVTPRGSAFTIRKYADEPFTPIDLLEYGTFSVEQMAYLWLAIEHNKSLIFAGGTASGKTTSMNAISMFIPPRSKVLTIEDTRELQLYHDNWLSSVTRERLHEGKDVTMYDLLRSALRHRPEYIVVGEVRGEEAITLFQAMNTGHTTYSTMHADSVQTVINRLENEPINVPRPMVQSLDILSVQTLTRLDDGRVRRNKVIAEIEGIDQRTGELDYSTAYTWDGETDTFRSSGSHVLTEIRDERGWSQSELLTELRNRKRFLEYLWDNGITDYRRFTALVNEYYADKERVLETIEAEEADADADAKDEDQDNPENRRVTIDDITSSRDGGATGNETETETETETETDGGTADTDADAADRGDGRRR
- a CDS encoding class I SAM-dependent methyltransferase → MADDQPDGTGAEPEAGSKSTEPGEPDRAAVRDTYDRIASHFASTREYPWPEVEAFVDDHGSLEAPTVGLDLGCGNCRHAELLADVPDLETVVGVDASRGLLETGRERAGEQGFDVELCQGDASTLPLADGTVGLAVYVATLHHLPTASVRRASLDELARVLSPDGRALVSAWSTAHDRFDADGTEGFDTTVEWTLPGGETVDRFYHIYAPEEFERQLERSDLEVVDWELSSGNCYATVAGADGSVR
- a CDS encoding beta propeller repeat protein, which encodes MTRTTRRSMMKLAGASLAAVTVPATVSAEDEETRWTVAETPIDSTLHDVTHTATNAHAVADGGLVIERTDAGWEVVLQGGPTGNGNDLFGADVTDDGERLWIVGASGAIGEYDVITGNLVDRSAPNDFTANFNDVAVTGPAGDADVYVADDSGSIHYSFENGEEGTWEYEVPGSGSGFPAIEFHDDRAGHAIDTNGKVFATDDGVTWNPIGIEDADVTFYGLDSDAADDVTVSGGNASIFEYDGSQWIPESLGDADLFDVETEGRDGYAVGGGGVIFEQEDGEWTQNATPVGENLQAVDRGSVDLAVGSGGIVLER